A DNA window from Helianthus annuus cultivar XRQ/B chromosome 15, HanXRQr2.0-SUNRISE, whole genome shotgun sequence contains the following coding sequences:
- the LOC110913016 gene encoding V-type proton ATPase subunit G 1, translating to MDSSRGQNGIQQLLAAEQEAQQIVNAARNAKLARLKQAKEEAEKEVAEFRAQMEAEYQRKLTETSGDSGANVKRLEKETDAKIQHLKTEAERISGDVVGMLLKHVTTVRY from the exons ATGGATTCTAGCAGGGGCCAGAACGGAATTCAACAATTGTTAGCTGCAGAGCAAGAAGCTCAGCAAATTGTTAACGCTGCCCGAAACG CAAAATTAGCTCGGCTAAAACAAGCGAAAGAAGAGGCCGAGAAGGAGGTTGCCGAATTTCGTGCTCAAATGGAAGCTGAATATCAAAGAAAGCTCACTGAG ACAAGTGGAGACTCAGGTGCTAACGTGAAGCGTCTTGAGAAAGAAACCGATGCAAAGATTCAACACCTAAAGACTGAGGCCGAAAGAATTTCAGGTGATGTTGTCGGGATGCTACTGAAGCACGTGACTACTGTAAGGTATTAA